The sequence GATAATCAGGGGTTGTGGACATTCCCTCCCAGGAGCCTGAAGCCAAAACCATAGGCCTGAACCCGCTCCAGCAGCAGGTGGTGGATTATTTCGTGGACGGTGTGCGGGTGCTCGGCCTGCCGCGTTCGCTGGGTGAAATCTACGGTCTCCTCTTCATTTCCCCCGTGACACTCTCGCTCGACGACCTTGTGCGCACACTCGGCATCTCGAAAGGCTCGGCAAGCCAGGGGCTGCGCACGCTCAAGGCGCTAGGCGCTGTCCGCGAGGCGGATGGCAACGGCGACCGCCGCACCTACTACGAGCCCGCCGTGGACCTGAAACGGCTCGTTGGTGGCTTCATCCGGGAGCAGGTGCGCCCCCATCTCGATAGCGGGAAATCCAAGCTCGCACGGCTTCAGGAAGCCGTCCAAACGGATGTGGGGGCCGGTGAGCGCGAATTTTACGAAGAGCGCCTCGAGCGCCTCGAATCATGGATGAAACGCGGCGGCCAGGTGCTACCCATGCTCCAGAAAATCCTAGGACAATGACTCAACGACCGGAAATGCCCCGTTGGTTCTGCGTCCGCACCCAGACCAAGCGCGAACACATCGCCGCCAAGCACCTGCGGGAGCTGGCGGGGATCGAGGTCTTCTGCCCGCGCATCCGATACCGCAAGGCCACCCGCCGCGGCAAAATCTGGTGGCTCGAGCCGCTGTTCCCGGGCTACCTGCTCGCCAGGTTCGATCTCTCCGAAATGGAGCGCGCCGTCACCTTCTGCCATGGCGTCCGCGGCTTGGTGCGCTTCGGGACGGAAATCCCGGATGTCCCGGAGGCTTTCGTCAAAAACCTCATCCGCCAGGTCGGCGAGCAATCCTCCGACGATGCGGAACTCCTCACCGTCGCACCCTCCATCTCCGTCGGCGACGAGGTGGAGGTCGCACACGGCCCTTTCCGTGGCATGAAGGGCGTGATCCGCAGCGTCGCCCCGGCTGCGGAACGGGTCAAGGTCCTGCTCGAATTCCTCGGCCAAGTACAGCCCGTCGATCTCGACCTCTTCTCCATCCTGCTTCCGGGAAAACCAATACCCCATTTCTGAAACGACCGAACCGGCAACCCATCTCTGTTCATTTTTGATTGAACAAACCCGGAGACTGCCTCTCCATCAAGACATCCCCCGCCTTGTGCGCAGGGGACACCAAACCACAAGAAATCAAACCGAAGGTTTTTCCCCGAGAAGCGGGGAAATCGACCAAGGGCGGCAGCGTATCGAAATGAAAGCTGAAAACCTGAAAAGCTGACTCGCTGAAACCATTTCAGAATTCCAGCTTTCGGAACTTCAGAATGTACCCCATGCACTTCCTCATCGTCGGCGCCGGTTTCTCGGGTCTCGTGGCGGCACACCGGCTCTCGAACTCGGGGCACAAATGCACGATCGTTGACCGCCGCCCCCACCTCGCGGGAAACGCCCACGACTCCCACGACAAGGCCGGCGTCCTGACCCACAACTACGGCCCGCATTACTTCCGGACGAACTCACGGCGCATCGTCGATTACCTATCCGCCTTCACCGACTGGCACCCGGTCGAATACACCATCAAATCCCATGCCGAAGGCCGCTATTGGCCCTTCCCCATCAACCTCAACACCTTCGAGGAACTCATCGGAAAACCGGCGACCACTGCGGACTTCGAACGATACCTCGCAGAAAACCGCCACGACATCCCGAATCCGGAAAACTCCGAGGAAGTCATCCTCTCCCAGGTCGGCCCCCGCCTCTACGAGCTCTTCTTCGAGGGCTACACCCTCAAACAATGGAAGCGCCACCCGCGCGAGCTTGACCCCTCCGTCTGCGGCCGCATCCCCATCCGCACCAACCGCGACGACCGCTACCTTTCCGAGGAATTCCAGGCACTCCCAAAAAACGGCTACACCGCCCTGCTGGAAAACATCCTCGACGACTGCCCGAACACCACCCTCCACCTCAACACCGACTTCGCGGAAGCCCGCAAAAAATTTCCCCACGACCACCTGATCTTCACCGGAGCCATCGATGAGTACTTCGGCCGGAAATACGGCCCGCTGCCATACCGCTCGCTGCGCTTCGAGCACGAATCCTTCACCGCCGCCGAACTCGTCGCGCGCGAAAGCGTTTCCAAAAAACCCGGCTTCTGGCAGCCCGCCATGCAGGTGAACTACCCGGGCAAGGAAGTCCCTTTCACGCGCATCGTCGAGATCAAGCACGCCACCGGCCAGCGCATCGAAGCCACCACCATCGTCCGCGAGTTCCCCGACGACTGGGATCTTTCCAAGGAACCATACTACCCCGTCCCGGCCCCAGACGCCGCCGCCGCCTACAAACGCTACGCCGCCCTCGCCGAGGCGGAAACCAACACCACCTTCATCGGCCGCCTCGCCACCTACCGCTACTACAACATGGATCAGGTCACCGGCATGGCGCTCGTAGCGGCGGAGAAACTCATCAAACGCTTCGCGTAA comes from Akkermansiaceae bacterium and encodes:
- a CDS encoding FAD-dependent oxidoreductase, which codes for MHFLIVGAGFSGLVAAHRLSNSGHKCTIVDRRPHLAGNAHDSHDKAGVLTHNYGPHYFRTNSRRIVDYLSAFTDWHPVEYTIKSHAEGRYWPFPINLNTFEELIGKPATTADFERYLAENRHDIPNPENSEEVILSQVGPRLYELFFEGYTLKQWKRHPRELDPSVCGRIPIRTNRDDRYLSEEFQALPKNGYTALLENILDDCPNTTLHLNTDFAEARKKFPHDHLIFTGAIDEYFGRKYGPLPYRSLRFEHESFTAAELVARESVSKKPGFWQPAMQVNYPGKEVPFTRIVEIKHATGQRIEATTIVREFPDDWDLSKEPYYPVPAPDAAAAYKRYAALAEAETNTTFIGRLATYRYYNMDQVTGMALVAAEKLIKRFA
- a CDS encoding transcriptional regulator, with the translated sequence MDIPSQEPEAKTIGLNPLQQQVVDYFVDGVRVLGLPRSLGEIYGLLFISPVTLSLDDLVRTLGISKGSASQGLRTLKALGAVREADGNGDRRTYYEPAVDLKRLVGGFIREQVRPHLDSGKSKLARLQEAVQTDVGAGEREFYEERLERLESWMKRGGQVLPMLQKILGQ